In the genome of Hymenobacter cellulosivorans, one region contains:
- a CDS encoding DUF3160 domain-containing protein, with product MNRTILLSIVAAVLVAVGAGLFFWLRPTTTPPTTAPAAVAQPTSSVPELSATVHDNGFGEKVAVLPAADKKLLASYYQRPYIKEYYEAAKTVLPAFDYQQSLAGKSYLDLLLLRNTVYARNGYCFLNVTARRYFDKQKWYRPVWSEEIVDSTGQVLQPADSVMQVPLNPQELAFVQRVHAREVELLKQRETPQNGYAMVGFDYVTNQRDFPVTPPMRAVLNRNNFVLVPTSEEQLFFIYDQNQYDLTPNFITTDLVLQLLHKYLNGILSDVEEQRLGPVVATMLGQGASQAQRLSQRAQQPLARDAAEWAGAYYSVGQALLTGALVPGGRAYTAAAEREVAMCTTAEGRSSVLLQDSLFDYAVCKPRGMYTRNDTTRRYFRTVKWLNSAPVFLDSDAGVLRAVALAQALAGTPAGQRSFETLTQVLDVLVGDEDNRSLTHLLRLLKTRYPGQSLDQLANPATLAAIRQQLVAAGTDRIRVKGASAKAREAVERPKLLFTAGRYTFDGEILSRLTNVLRPKAGQEPPRPFPKGLDVFATFGNSTAQDILLKQYREAARWPAYPDTLRALQRQFAGFKSWDQNLYTKTMQMLLALNKPVPTQPLPLFARTPAWQKRNLSTALGGWAELKHDLLLYTEQPMGAEAGGGEGGPPPPRHLSYVEPNLPFWEAALGLLTQQDRSLTRLRANTEHLAGLNKELRELIIRLRDISRKELRHERLTDDEMVKLTWIGGEIESLTFRILKTQQLPDRERHLGLVADVYSFNQTVLEEAVGAVDAIYVVVDIEGAPVLARGGVFSYYEFTSPQRLTDEEWREQLGRRAPARPVWLQEFIVPVKALTSLESSRQDE from the coding sequence ATGAATCGGACTATTCTACTTAGTATAGTGGCCGCCGTACTGGTGGCCGTGGGAGCCGGGCTGTTTTTCTGGCTCCGGCCCACAACGACGCCGCCGACCACGGCACCGGCGGCTGTTGCCCAGCCTACTTCCTCCGTGCCCGAGCTTTCGGCTACGGTACACGATAATGGCTTTGGCGAGAAGGTGGCCGTACTGCCTGCCGCCGATAAGAAACTCCTTGCCAGCTACTATCAGCGGCCCTACATCAAGGAATATTATGAGGCCGCCAAGACTGTATTACCGGCTTTCGACTACCAGCAAAGTCTGGCTGGCAAGTCCTACCTCGACCTGCTGTTGCTGCGCAACACGGTGTATGCTCGCAACGGCTACTGTTTTCTGAACGTCACGGCCCGGCGGTATTTCGACAAGCAGAAATGGTACCGGCCGGTATGGAGCGAGGAAATCGTTGACAGCACCGGCCAGGTTTTGCAGCCCGCCGATTCGGTGATGCAGGTGCCGCTGAACCCGCAGGAGCTGGCGTTTGTGCAGCGGGTGCACGCCCGGGAAGTAGAGCTGCTCAAGCAGCGCGAAACCCCGCAGAACGGCTACGCTATGGTGGGTTTCGACTACGTGACCAACCAGCGGGACTTCCCCGTGACGCCGCCCATGCGGGCCGTGCTCAACCGCAACAACTTCGTGCTGGTGCCCACCAGCGAAGAGCAGCTCTTCTTTATCTACGACCAGAACCAGTACGATTTAACGCCCAACTTCATCACCACCGACCTGGTGCTCCAGCTGCTGCACAAATACCTGAACGGCATCCTGAGCGACGTGGAAGAGCAGCGCCTGGGACCGGTGGTAGCCACCATGCTGGGGCAGGGAGCAAGCCAGGCCCAACGGCTGAGCCAACGCGCCCAGCAGCCCCTAGCCCGCGACGCGGCCGAGTGGGCCGGGGCGTATTACAGTGTGGGTCAGGCTTTGCTGACCGGGGCACTGGTACCAGGAGGTAGAGCTTACACAGCTGCCGCCGAACGGGAAGTGGCTATGTGTACCACCGCGGAAGGCCGTAGCTCGGTGCTGCTGCAGGATTCCTTGTTCGACTACGCCGTATGTAAGCCCCGGGGCATGTACACCCGCAACGACACCACCCGCCGCTACTTCCGAACCGTGAAATGGCTGAACTCGGCGCCCGTGTTTCTGGATTCCGATGCTGGTGTGCTGCGCGCCGTGGCTCTGGCCCAGGCCCTGGCCGGCACCCCCGCCGGGCAGCGGAGCTTCGAAACCCTGACTCAGGTGCTGGATGTGCTGGTCGGTGACGAAGACAACCGCTCGTTGACCCACTTGCTGCGCCTGCTCAAAACCCGCTACCCCGGCCAGTCGCTCGACCAGCTGGCCAACCCTGCAACCCTGGCCGCCATCCGCCAGCAGCTCGTGGCCGCCGGCACCGACCGGATTCGGGTGAAAGGGGCCTCGGCTAAGGCCAGAGAAGCCGTGGAGCGTCCCAAGCTGCTCTTTACGGCCGGCCGCTACACCTTCGACGGGGAAATTTTGTCGCGCCTGACCAACGTGCTGCGGCCCAAAGCCGGACAGGAGCCTCCGCGGCCGTTTCCCAAGGGCCTCGACGTATTCGCCACCTTTGGCAACTCCACAGCCCAGGATATTTTGCTGAAGCAGTATCGCGAAGCTGCCCGCTGGCCTGCCTATCCTGATACGCTGCGGGCCTTGCAGCGGCAGTTTGCCGGGTTCAAGAGCTGGGACCAGAACCTCTACACCAAGACCATGCAGATGCTGCTGGCCCTGAATAAGCCCGTGCCCACCCAGCCGTTGCCGCTGTTTGCCCGCACGCCGGCCTGGCAGAAACGCAACCTGAGTACTGCCCTGGGTGGCTGGGCTGAGCTCAAGCACGACCTGCTGCTGTATACCGAGCAGCCCATGGGTGCTGAGGCCGGTGGGGGAGAAGGGGGGCCGCCACCACCGCGTCACTTGAGCTACGTGGAGCCCAACCTGCCCTTCTGGGAGGCCGCCCTGGGCCTGCTAACCCAGCAGGACCGGAGCCTAACCCGCCTGCGCGCCAACACCGAGCACCTGGCCGGCCTGAACAAGGAGCTACGTGAGTTGATAATCCGCCTGCGCGACATTTCCCGCAAGGAGCTCCGCCATGAGCGGCTGACGGATGACGAAATGGTCAAGCTGACCTGGATTGGCGGGGAAATAGAAAGCCTGACCTTCCGCATCCTCAAAACCCAGCAGCTGCCCGACCGGGAGCGGCACCTGGGATTGGTGGCTGACGTGTATAGCTTCAACCAAACCGTGCTGGAAGAGGCCGTCGGCGCTGTCGACGCCATTTATGTAGTAGTCGACATCGAAGGTGCGCCGGTGCTGGCCCGGGGCGGGGTGTTCAGCTACTACGAGTTTACCAGCCCCCAGCGCCTAACCGACGAGGAGTGGCGTGAGCAACTCGGCCGACGGGCACCGGCCCGGCCAGTGTGGCTTCAGGAGTTTATTGTGCCCGTAAAAGCACTAACGAGTTTAGAGAGCAGCCGCCAGGACGAATAG
- a CDS encoding DMT family transporter, which produces MLKDYLRLHFIVLLWGFTAILGKLISVPPVELVFWRTLLASAGLGVLLTVRRQDWRVPLADAARLLAVGALVAVHWITFFLAARLSSVSVCLAGLATLALWTSLLEPLLLWRRVRAYEVGLGLLTMVGLYLVSQAELDQLLGLGVAIISAGISALFSVLNVKLVKRYSPIKLTFYEMAGACLSIVLFFPIYSRYYTQGAGLQLALKPLDWLWLLLLAGVCTVYAFSSSVELMKRLSAFVINLTINLEPVYGIVLAVLIFGTQEKMSTGFYLGTLVILFSVLIHPVLDQWNQRRARRRHEPVPEEVVVTNP; this is translated from the coding sequence ATGCTCAAAGACTACCTGCGTTTGCACTTTATTGTCCTGCTGTGGGGCTTCACGGCTATTTTGGGCAAGCTGATTTCGGTGCCGCCGGTGGAGCTGGTATTCTGGCGCACATTGCTGGCTTCGGCGGGCCTGGGCGTGCTGCTGACCGTGCGCCGGCAGGACTGGCGCGTGCCGCTGGCCGATGCGGCTCGGCTGCTGGCTGTGGGCGCGTTGGTGGCCGTGCACTGGATTACTTTTTTTCTGGCCGCACGGCTGTCGTCGGTGAGCGTATGCCTGGCCGGCCTGGCTACGCTGGCGCTGTGGACGTCGCTCTTGGAGCCCCTGCTGCTGTGGCGGCGGGTGCGGGCGTATGAAGTCGGACTGGGCCTGCTTACCATGGTAGGGCTTTACCTGGTGTCGCAGGCCGAGCTGGATCAGCTGCTGGGGCTGGGCGTGGCTATTATTTCGGCCGGAATTTCGGCGCTGTTTAGCGTGCTGAATGTAAAGCTCGTCAAGCGGTATTCGCCCATTAAGCTCACGTTTTATGAAATGGCCGGGGCCTGCCTGAGCATCGTGCTGTTCTTCCCGATTTATTCGCGCTACTACACCCAGGGCGCGGGCCTGCAGCTCGCCCTCAAACCCCTCGACTGGCTTTGGCTGCTGCTGCTGGCCGGCGTGTGCACGGTGTATGCTTTTTCCTCGTCGGTGGAGCTGATGAAGCGGCTGTCGGCTTTTGTCATCAACCTGACGATAAACCTGGAGCCCGTGTACGGCATCGTGCTGGCCGTGCTGATTTTTGGAACCCAGGAAAAAATGTCGACCGGCTTTTACCTGGGCACGCTGGTCATTCTCTTCAGCGTGCTTATTCACCCCGTGCTCGACCAATGGAACCAGCGCCGGGCCCGCCGCCGGCACGAGCCCGTGCCGGAAGAGGTAGTCGTGACGAATCCGTAG
- a CDS encoding LptF/LptG family permease: MKLLDKYILLKFLTSFFFVVVVLVSVICVIDFTEKNDDFIQHNLSAGKIISEYYINLFPYYANLLSPITVFIAVVFVTARLAARTEIVAILASGVSFPRLLVPYWMGAFVIGVITFGLIGWGIPMANKTRVAFEKKYIKNPYRYDARNIHIKIGPKAYVYMESYDNVNNVGYRFALETIDGTTLKRRMTADAITWDSTRRAWRLTPQLVRTFNGQQEKLLSLPARDTTLNLYPKDFASTWRLSETLTLPELNAYIQQKIDRGADDTQVYLSEKYERYAYPYAIFILTTIGVILSARKSRAGVGGQIALGFVLAFVFLIFVILSRNLAQVGDMNPMLAAWVPSIIFTGIGLALYRFVPQ; the protein is encoded by the coding sequence GTGAAGCTCCTCGATAAGTACATACTGCTAAAATTCCTGACCTCGTTTTTCTTCGTGGTAGTGGTGCTGGTGAGCGTTATCTGCGTGATTGACTTCACGGAGAAAAACGACGACTTTATCCAGCACAACCTGTCGGCGGGCAAGATTATTTCGGAGTACTACATCAACCTGTTTCCGTACTACGCCAACCTGCTCTCCCCTATTACGGTGTTCATAGCGGTGGTTTTCGTGACGGCCCGGCTGGCAGCGCGTACCGAAATTGTGGCTATTCTGGCCAGTGGGGTGAGTTTTCCAAGGCTGCTGGTGCCCTACTGGATGGGTGCTTTCGTCATTGGCGTCATCACCTTCGGCCTCATCGGCTGGGGCATCCCAATGGCCAACAAAACCCGGGTAGCCTTCGAGAAAAAGTATATCAAAAACCCTTACCGCTACGACGCGCGCAACATCCATATCAAGATCGGGCCCAAGGCCTACGTGTATATGGAGAGCTACGACAACGTGAACAATGTGGGCTACCGGTTTGCGCTGGAAACCATCGACGGAACCACGCTTAAGCGCCGTATGACTGCCGACGCCATTACCTGGGACTCGACGCGCCGGGCCTGGAGGCTCACCCCGCAGCTGGTGCGCACTTTCAACGGCCAGCAGGAAAAGCTCCTCTCGTTGCCTGCCCGCGACACGACGCTGAACTTGTATCCCAAGGACTTTGCCAGCACTTGGCGCCTGTCGGAAACCCTGACCTTGCCCGAGCTCAACGCCTACATTCAGCAGAAGATTGACCGGGGCGCCGACGACACGCAGGTGTACTTAAGCGAGAAATACGAGCGGTACGCCTATCCCTACGCCATTTTCATCCTAACTACCATCGGCGTCATTCTGAGTGCGCGCAAGTCGCGGGCCGGGGTGGGCGGGCAGATTGCGCTGGGCTTTGTGCTGGCCTTCGTCTTTCTGATTTTCGTGATTCTGAGCCGCAACCTGGCCCAGGTTGGCGACATGAACCCCATGCTGGCCGCCTGGGTGCCCAGCATCATCTTCACCGGCATTGGCCTGGCCCTATACCGTTTCGTTCCGCAATAA
- the tgt gene encoding tRNA guanosine(34) transglycosylase Tgt: protein MTFDLVAHDPQSKARAGVVHTAHGAIQTPIFMPVGTAGTVKAVQQRDLKDDIKAQIILGNTYHLYLRPGLDVLRAAGGLHKFNGWDRPILTDSGGYQVYSLSGTRKIKEEGVKFRSHIDGSQHLFSPEGVMDIQRTIGADIMMAFDECTPWPCEYDYAARSLDMTHRWLKRCIERFDSTEGHYGYEQTLFPIVQGSTFKDLRIKSAEFIAEQGREGNAIGGLSVGEPAEMMYEMTELVCDILPQDKPRYLMGVGTPANILENIALGVDMFDCVMPTRNARNGMLFTTQGIINITNKKWQLDFEPLDQELGGYVSTFYSRSYVRHLFQSQEMLGPQIASIHNLSFYLWLVQQAREQIIAGTFRDWKDKMVKQVMTRL, encoded by the coding sequence ATGACCTTCGATTTAGTAGCCCACGACCCCCAATCCAAAGCCCGCGCCGGGGTGGTGCATACGGCCCACGGCGCCATCCAGACGCCCATTTTTATGCCTGTCGGCACGGCCGGCACGGTAAAAGCCGTGCAGCAGCGCGACCTGAAAGACGATATCAAGGCCCAGATTATCCTGGGTAATACTTACCACCTTTATCTGCGGCCGGGCCTCGACGTGCTGCGTGCCGCCGGGGGCTTGCACAAGTTCAACGGCTGGGACCGGCCCATTCTGACCGACTCGGGTGGCTACCAGGTGTACTCGCTCAGCGGCACGCGCAAAATCAAGGAGGAGGGCGTGAAATTCCGCTCCCACATCGACGGCTCCCAGCACTTGTTTTCGCCCGAAGGTGTGATGGACATCCAGCGCACCATTGGGGCCGACATCATGATGGCCTTCGACGAGTGCACGCCTTGGCCCTGCGAGTACGACTACGCCGCCCGCTCCCTGGACATGACCCACCGCTGGCTCAAGCGCTGCATCGAGCGGTTCGACAGCACCGAGGGCCATTACGGCTACGAGCAGACCTTGTTCCCGATTGTGCAGGGCTCGACCTTCAAGGATTTGCGCATCAAGTCGGCCGAGTTTATTGCCGAGCAGGGGCGCGAGGGTAACGCCATTGGCGGTCTGAGCGTGGGCGAACCGGCCGAAATGATGTACGAAATGACCGAGCTGGTCTGCGACATTCTGCCCCAGGACAAGCCCCGCTACCTGATGGGCGTGGGCACGCCGGCCAACATCCTGGAAAACATTGCTTTGGGTGTGGATATGTTCGACTGCGTGATGCCGACCCGCAACGCCCGCAACGGCATGCTGTTTACTACGCAAGGCATCATCAATATCACCAACAAGAAGTGGCAGCTGGACTTCGAGCCCCTGGACCAGGAATTAGGCGGCTACGTGAGTACGTTTTACTCCCGCTCCTACGTTCGGCACTTGTTTCAGAGCCAGGAAATGCTGGGCCCGCAGATTGCCTCGATTCACAACCTGTCGTTCTACCTCTGGCTGGTGCAGCAGGCCCGGGAGCAAATCATTGCCGGCACTTTCCGCGACTGGAAAGACAAGATGGTAAAGCAGGTCATGACCCGGCTGTAA
- a CDS encoding glycosyltransferase: MSLPFSPAIWLLLASVLVQLGYAAYYFLPFALRPETAAPTAAQADAEPVSILVCAHNELENLRRLLPLLLQQDYPAGFEIILIDDRSGDDTYLYVQQLTQYYPNVRLVTVDKTPEGLSPKKYALTLGIKVARYPRLLFTDADCIPATNQWVRLMQRGFSRPAEVILGYSAYAEAPGFLNKLVRFETLLTGAQYLSFAWRGHPYMGVGRNLAYTQQCFRATKGFASHIRSLGGDDDLFVQDAVRQQQRVVVEAEPAAHTLSEPASTWPVWWRQKRRHLSAGKRYRLADRLRIGNFIGTNLLFYFTTLVLLFSRPDWVPLTALWGIRTSVICVSYAKLGQRLDDRLPVALLPVLDAVYFFYYLALGISLFLYRNLRWK, translated from the coding sequence TTGTCCCTGCCTTTTTCTCCGGCCATCTGGCTGCTGCTGGCCTCAGTGCTGGTGCAGCTAGGCTACGCGGCCTATTACTTTCTGCCCTTTGCCCTGCGGCCCGAAACGGCGGCGCCCACCGCCGCGCAGGCCGACGCGGAACCGGTTTCCATTCTGGTTTGTGCCCACAACGAGCTGGAAAACCTGCGCCGCCTCCTGCCCTTGCTACTGCAGCAGGATTACCCGGCCGGCTTCGAAATAATTCTGATCGACGACCGCAGCGGCGACGACACTTACCTGTACGTGCAGCAGCTCACCCAATACTACCCCAACGTGCGCCTGGTCACCGTAGACAAGACGCCGGAGGGCTTGTCGCCGAAAAAATATGCCTTGACGCTCGGAATAAAAGTAGCCCGCTACCCGCGCCTGCTTTTCACCGACGCCGATTGTATTCCGGCTACTAATCAGTGGGTTCGATTGATGCAGCGCGGCTTTAGCCGGCCGGCCGAGGTTATTCTGGGCTATTCGGCCTACGCCGAGGCGCCCGGATTTTTAAATAAACTCGTCCGTTTTGAAACCCTGCTCACCGGAGCACAGTATCTGTCCTTCGCGTGGCGGGGACATCCCTACATGGGCGTAGGCCGAAACTTGGCTTACACGCAGCAGTGCTTCCGCGCAACCAAAGGCTTTGCTTCCCACATCCGCAGCCTCGGCGGCGACGACGATCTGTTCGTGCAGGACGCCGTGCGGCAGCAGCAGCGGGTGGTGGTCGAGGCCGAGCCAGCGGCGCATACGCTCAGCGAACCAGCCTCTACCTGGCCCGTGTGGTGGCGGCAAAAGCGGCGGCATTTGTCGGCCGGCAAGCGCTACCGGCTCGCCGATAGACTACGAATTGGAAACTTTATTGGCACTAATCTGCTTTTTTATTTCACGACGTTGGTGCTGCTGTTTTCCCGACCCGATTGGGTACCTTTGACGGCCTTGTGGGGTATTCGTACTTCGGTCATATGTGTCTCATATGCAAAGCTCGGCCAACGGCTCGATGACCGGCTGCCCGTAGCGTTGCTGCCCGTCCTCGACGCTGTTTATTTTTTTTACTATCTAGCTCTGGGAATTTCGCTGTTCCTCTACCGTAACCTCCGATGGAAGTAA
- a CDS encoding RNA polymerase sigma factor: MEVNNQEIQKQFSAKAKHDFKLIRAAVEQADEKAYAELMQIYKKPVYHVVLKMVRNPDDAEDLTIEAFAKAFRNLHKFNPEYAFSTWLFRIATNNCIDFIRKNKIKTMSIDSAIKIDNGDEITIDFRDQNLNPQESAIKNQKIEIMQHVVSRLPDKYQRLVTLRYFDELSYEEIATELKAPLGTVKAQLHRARELLYDMVKNKKHII; the protein is encoded by the coding sequence ATGGAAGTAAACAATCAGGAAATCCAAAAGCAGTTTTCTGCCAAGGCCAAGCACGACTTCAAGCTCATTCGCGCCGCCGTGGAGCAGGCCGATGAGAAAGCCTACGCCGAGCTGATGCAGATCTACAAGAAGCCGGTGTACCACGTGGTGCTCAAAATGGTGCGCAACCCCGACGACGCCGAGGATTTGACCATCGAAGCCTTCGCCAAAGCCTTCCGTAACCTGCACAAGTTCAACCCCGAGTACGCCTTTAGTACCTGGTTGTTCCGCATTGCCACCAACAACTGCATCGATTTTATTCGCAAGAATAAAATCAAGACGATGTCGATTGATTCAGCCATCAAAATTGACAACGGCGACGAAATTACCATCGACTTCCGCGACCAGAACCTGAACCCGCAGGAATCGGCCATCAAAAATCAGAAAATCGAAATCATGCAGCACGTCGTCTCGCGGCTGCCCGATAAGTACCAGCGCCTCGTGACCCTGCGCTACTTCGATGAGCTGAGCTACGAGGAAATTGCCACCGAGCTCAAAGCCCCGCTTGGCACCGTGAAAGCCCAGCTGCACCGTGCCCGGGAGTTGCTCTATGACATGGTAAAAAACAAGAAGCACATCATCTAA
- the rsmG gene encoding 16S rRNA (guanine(527)-N(7))-methyltransferase RsmG, which produces MDILARYFPDLTDQQKRHFAQLETEFRSWNERLNLVARTDVDNLAERHFLHSLGIAKVVQFPAGTSVLDVGTGGGLPGLPLAILFPEVKFHLVDSIGKKIRAVQEMAHALGLHNLTAEQTRAEQVRAKYDYVVSRAVARLATFHPWIAHRYKSQGDATTGLYYLKGGDLTEEIEESGLVAHVHNLSDYFQEEFFETKKVVFVPTTS; this is translated from the coding sequence ATGGATATTCTGGCCCGCTACTTCCCCGACCTCACCGACCAACAAAAACGCCACTTTGCCCAGCTCGAAACCGAGTTCCGGAGCTGGAATGAGCGCCTCAACCTAGTAGCCCGCACCGACGTGGACAACCTCGCCGAGCGCCACTTCCTACACTCCTTGGGCATCGCCAAAGTGGTGCAGTTTCCGGCCGGTACCTCGGTGCTCGACGTGGGCACGGGCGGCGGTTTGCCGGGCTTGCCACTGGCTATTCTGTTTCCGGAGGTGAAGTTTCACCTCGTCGACAGCATCGGTAAGAAAATCCGAGCGGTGCAGGAAATGGCCCACGCCCTGGGCTTGCACAACCTCACCGCCGAGCAGACCCGCGCCGAGCAGGTACGTGCCAAGTACGACTACGTGGTCAGCCGCGCCGTGGCCCGCCTGGCCACTTTCCACCCCTGGATTGCCCACCGCTATAAGTCGCAGGGCGATGCTACGACCGGCCTTTACTACCTGAAAGGCGGCGACCTGACCGAGGAAATCGAAGAATCTGGTCTCGTCGCCCACGTTCACAACCTGAGCGACTATTTTCAGGAAGAGTTTTTCGAAACCAAAAAAGTAGTGTTCGTGCCCACGACTTCTTAA
- a CDS encoding YheT family hydrolase: MPLVAHSRYQPPFYMFNGHVQTIVPSLWRSVPDVRYERERVETPDGDFLDLDWSRQPAGAATDTLAIVSHGLEGDAGRPYVRGMVRALKRAGLDALAWNYRSCSGEMNRLVRSYHLGDTDDLDFVVRYALATGRYRRIFLTGFSAGGNVTLKYLGENPGRVPREVMRAAVFSVPTDLKSSSYQISKPENRIYLARFLRSLRAKMRQKAELLPGQIDVANLELLRDFPQFDDRFTAPMHGFKSADDYYEQSSSGRYLAAIAIPTLLVNAENDPFLAPSCFPRETAAASEFVFLETPPEGGHVGFAEGKPDGEYYSERRAVEFLTAEVPG; encoded by the coding sequence ATGCCGCTTGTTGCCCACTCCCGTTATCAGCCCCCGTTTTATATGTTCAATGGGCACGTGCAGACCATAGTACCCAGCCTGTGGCGCTCCGTGCCCGACGTGAGGTACGAGCGGGAGCGGGTGGAAACGCCCGACGGTGACTTTCTGGACCTGGACTGGTCGCGCCAACCGGCCGGGGCCGCTACCGACACCCTGGCCATTGTGTCGCACGGCTTGGAAGGCGACGCCGGCCGGCCTTACGTGCGCGGTATGGTGCGGGCACTGAAGCGGGCCGGACTTGATGCGCTGGCCTGGAACTACCGCAGCTGCAGCGGCGAAATGAACCGGCTGGTGCGCTCCTACCATCTCGGCGACACCGACGACCTGGACTTTGTCGTTCGCTACGCCCTGGCTACGGGCCGCTACCGCCGTATCTTCCTGACCGGCTTCAGCGCCGGCGGCAACGTGACGCTGAAATATCTGGGCGAAAATCCGGGCCGGGTGCCCCGGGAGGTGATGCGGGCCGCCGTATTTTCAGTACCTACCGATTTAAAATCCAGCTCCTACCAGATTTCCAAGCCCGAAAACCGGATTTATCTGGCGCGCTTTCTACGGTCGTTGCGGGCCAAAATGCGCCAGAAGGCGGAGTTGCTTCCCGGGCAGATTGACGTGGCAAACCTGGAATTGCTGCGCGACTTTCCGCAGTTCGACGACCGGTTTACGGCCCCTATGCACGGTTTTAAGTCGGCCGACGATTATTATGAGCAATCCAGCTCGGGCCGCTATTTGGCCGCTATTGCCATTCCGACGCTGCTGGTAAATGCCGAAAATGACCCGTTTTTGGCCCCCTCCTGCTTCCCGCGCGAGACGGCGGCGGCTTCGGAATTCGTTTTTCTGGAAACCCCGCCCGAAGGCGGCCACGTGGGCTTTGCCGAAGGCAAACCCGATGGCGAGTATTACTCCGAGCGGCGCGCCGTGGAATTTCTGACGGCGGAAGTTCCGGGGTAA